The following nucleotide sequence is from Streptomyces pactum.
TGCCATCGGTGGCTGGGACGTCGGCGGCGACCTCGGTGGCGACTTCGGGGACCTCGGCGGCGTCGGGGACCTCGGCGGCCGGAACGGCAACGGGAACGGCAACGGCCGCCGGCCCTGAGCGGACGTGACGGAGCGGCCCCGGCGGCGCCGGGGCCGAAGCTACGGCCTGGCGGGCCGGTGACCAGGGCCTTCATGCCTTCACCGGGCGGGAGCGGTATCAGCCGGGGCCGCCCCGAGGGAAGCCGGTGGGCCGGGGGCGGCCGAGGGCGGTCCCCGGCGGAAGCCGGTGGGCCGGCCGAGGCAGGCCCCGGCGAAACCTGGCGGGCGGGCCGACAACCGGCCCGCTTCCCGTCGCCGGGGCCCCGTGGCCGGCCGGCCACGGACGAGCCGGGACCACCCGGCTCCCGCCGGGCCCCCGGGCCGTCCGCGACACCGGCGGACGGCGGAGGCCCCGCCGGACGGCCTGGCGGGGCGCCGTCAGCCCGCGAGGTGCCGCTTCACCGCGGCAGCCACCCGGCCGCCCTCGGCGCGGCCCGCGACCTTCGGGTTCACGATCTTCATGACCGCGCCCATGGCCCGGGGGCCCTCGGCGCCGCCCGCCGCAGCCTCCCGCACCGCGTCCGCGACCAGCGCGTCCAGCTCCTCGTCGGACAGCTGCTTGGGCAGGTAGTCGGCGAGCACGTCGCCCTCCGCCCGCTCCCGCTCGGCCTGCTCCGGCCGGCCACCCTGGGTGAACGCCTCGGCCGCCTCCCGGCGCTTCTTCGCCTCCCGTGCGACGATCTTCTCCACCTCCGCGTCGGACAGCTCACGGGCGGTGTCGCCCGCCACCTCCTCCTTCTGGATCGCGGAGAGGGTGAGCCGGAGGGTGGAGGAGCGCAGCTCGTCGCGCGCCTTGATCGCGGTGGTGAGGTCGTCCTGAAGCCTGGACTTGAGCGTGGTCATGAGCCCGAGTGTGCCAGCTCCGGCCTGCCGTGACCTGATGATTTCGCCCCTGCCGGGTGTCTGCGACGATGGAGCGCATGCGCGCGCGATACGGAGTACCCCTGGGAATCACGGCGGTCGCCGCCGCCGGCCTCACCTACGCGGCCGGGTTCGAAGTCCGCTCCTTCCGGCTCCGGCGGGTCACCGTGCCGGTCCTGCCGCCCGGGATGCGGCCGCTGCGAGTGCTCCAGGTCTCGGACATCCACATGGTCGGCGGACAGCGGAAGAAGCAGCGCTGGCTGCGGTCGCTCGCCGGGCTCCGCCCGGACTTCGTCGTCAACACCGGCGACAACCTCTCGGACCCCGAGGGCGTGCCGGAGACGCTGGACGCCCTGGGCCCGCTGATGGAGTTCCCCGGCGCCTACGTCTTCGGCTCCAACGACTACTACGGCCCCAAGCTGCGGAACCCGGCCCGCTACCTGATGGAGAAGGCGAGCGGGCGGCACGGGCTGAACGGCAACCCGCCGGCGGTCGGGGCCATCCACAACCCGTGGGAGGAGCTGCGCGACGCCTTCGACGCCGCAGGCTGGGTCGGGCTCTCCAACCGGCGTGACCGCCTCAAGCTGGACGGCCTGGAGATCGCGTTCACCGGCCTGGACGACCCGCACATCAAGCGGGACCGGTACGACGAGGTCGCGGGCGGTCCGGAGGCCGACGCCGATTTCTCCCTCGCCGTGGTCCACGCGCCCTACCTGCGCTCCCTCGACGCCTTCACCGCCGACCGGTACCCGCTGATCCTCGCCGGGCACACCCACGGCGGCCAGCTGTGCATCCCCTTCTACGGGGCCCTGGTCACCAACTGCGACATCGACACCGGCCGGGTCAAGGGTCTCTCCACCCACCGGGCCGGCGGCCACACGTCCTATCTGCACGTCTCCGCCGGCTGCGGCACCAACCGGTACACCCCGGTCCGCTTCGCCTGCCCCCCGGAGGCCACCTTGCTGACCCTGACCCCCCGGGACTGACGCACCGGGGCCCGCCGCCGTACCCCTCGGCTGACCTGCGGCGGTGGGCCCCGATACCGGATTTCACCTTCGGCTCCGCGTGGGCTACAGTAGTGCTCGTTGCTTCGGGGTGTAGCGCAGCTTGGCAGCGCGCTTCGTTCGGGACGAAGAGGTCGTGGGTTCAAATCCCGCCACCCCGACTGAAGGAACACAGATCAGGCCCGGTGCTGAGAAATCAGCACCGGGCCTGATCTGCTTCCGGGCCCGGCGCCGGAGCCCTACCGAGCGCCCGCCCCTCGGAGCCGAGGGCGGCTCGCCTCGGCGGGGTGCGGCGGAAGATCGCCGCAGGGGCCGGCCCTCGCCGTCGTACCACCGGCTCACGCGGTCACCGGAGGTTTTCCGTCCGCGGCCGGGGCGCTGCCGCCCTGACGGCCGCCCCCCGGCGGCCCGGGCCGACCGCATCCCGTGGGCCCCGCGCCGACGACGAACCGGAGCGGGCGTTCCTCCTCTGCGGCCTGCGCGAGGCCTTGCACGGCGTCAACTGCTTCTGCCGGGCTCCGCCTGTCGGTACGGCCTCTCGTCCTGCCTCCTTCCTCGCTCCTGTACGCGACACCGGCCACGGCTCGGCCACCCGCGGAATACCGAGCGCATCGGTGATCACCTTCTGTCGACCACGGTGTCGAGAGCGGCCGGCGATGCGCCGAAGGCGGTGCGGGGCGCCGTCCCGGGCATGCCCGGCAGGGCGACCACGGGCGCGCTTGCGCGGGCAGAGTGACGCAGGTCACGTGCGGCGGTCGATGATTCCGCTCCCCCGGCCCGGTCGTATGAGGGACGACCCGGTTCCGCGGCGCCACGGGGGTGCGACGCGGTCGCCCCGGGACAGCACGGAGCGGAAGAAGGGACACCACCACCATGGCCGAGACCGTCAAAGGCCCCGCCAGCTACTTTCCTTCCATCGAGAAGAAGTACGGCCGTCCGGTAGCGGAGTGGAAGGAGCTCATCCGCTCTTCCCCCCTCACCCGGCACATGGAGCTGGTCAGCTGGCTCAAGACGGAGCACGGGCTGGGCCACGGGCACGCCAACGCGCTGGTCGCGCACACCCTCGCGGAGCAGACCGCCGCGTGAACCGTCCCCCGGACACCTTCAACCGCGGGGCAGGGCACGGGCACGGCCTGCCGCGGCTCGGACGCGGCCCCGGTCCGGTCAGACGGTGATCAGCGACCGCCAGTCCCAGCTGACCTCCACGTCGGACCGCGGGGCCGGCGGGCGGTGGCAGGCGCGGCGTTCGGGCAGCAGTTCGCGGTCGGGCCGGTGCGTGCCGGTGCCCGGGGGGACGAGCGCGGAGGCGGTGAGGTGCTCGATGCGGGCGGCGAAGCCGGGTTCGGGCAGCGGCAGGTCGAGCTCCAGGTCGTCGCGGTAGTCCACCGCGCGGGGCACGTAGGCGAGCACCGCCCGGACCGGCGCCGGCAGGTCACGGCCCTTGGTGAAGCCGCGCAGCACCCGCAGCGCGATGGCCATCTCGTGGTCGGTGGGCGCGTCCTCGTGCAGCGGGTCGACGACCGGCGGGGCCTGGGTACAGGCCTCCTCGTGCCACCAGTTGAGCCAGCCGTGCGCCTGCGCCTCCTCGCCCAGCGCCATGTGGTGCAGGTACAGGCAGTAGGCGGCCGCCGGGTCGCCCGCGCCGGCGGCGAACTGCCACCAGAACTGCGCGCAGTCCGGATGTTCCGCCAGCCGCAGCACGCACCCCAGGACGCGGGCGCCCGGCGGTTCCAGGATGCGCCGGGCGACCAGGTCTCCGAGCAGGGTGAGCGCCCCCGGCCGGGCGATGACCGCTTCGCAGAGGGTGTGCAGATCGCCCGCCATGCGCCCGGCGGCCGCCCGGCGCCCGGTGTGTTCCGCGGGGCCGGCACCGTGCGGGCGCTGCCGCGGGTCCTCGTCGTCGCCCGGGTGCCGGCCGCCACCGTCCAGCCGGTGCCCGCCGGGGGACGGCCGGGAGGGCTGGCGGGTACGGAGCACGTCGTACGGGGCGGTGGGCGCCGCGCCCTGCCCGGCGGCCAGCGGGGGCACGGCGGCGGGCGCGGCACCGTCCTCGCACCCCCCGCGGCGGCCCTGGGCACGGCCCGCCGACAGCCGGGCGGCGATCCGCGCCTCCGCGGCCGGGATGTCGGTCGGCGGGGTGGCGGCCACCAGCGCGCGGGCGAGCAGGCGGTCAATGTGCGAGGTCATCAGCGATTCCTTTGCAGTCCAGGGCCTGGTGCAGGGCCCGGCGGGCCGAGCGGGCGATGGAGCGGACCCCGGCCGCGGTGATGCCCAGGTGCAGGGCGGTCTCGGCGGGGCTGTAGCCGCGGAAGTAGAGCAGGATGATCACGTCCTGCTGGCGCTCCGGGAGGTCCCGGACGGCCTGGCAGAGACTGAGGCTCTCCTCGAACTGACCGATGGGGTCGACCGCGTCGCGCAGCGCGACGGCCTCGAAGGCCGCGGCCTCCAGCACGTACGGACGGCGGCGCCGGGCCCGGGCCAGGTCCAGCGCGCGGTTCTTCATCACCGCCCAGGCGAAGGCCGCGGGGTTCTCCATCCGCAGCACCCGCGGCCAGCAGCGGGCGAGCTGCTCGAACGCGGTGTCCACGGCCTCCTCGGCGTCGGCCCGGTTGTTCAGGATGGTCTCGGCGCGGTGCACATAGGCCTTCCGGTGCAGCTCGTGGAAGGCCCGGAAGTCGGCGGGAAGCTCCATGGACGGCCCGGTCGGCCGGCGTACGGCGCGGCGGTGCAGATGGTCCCGGGTCACCGCGCCTCCCCACCGCGCCGGTCGCGGTCCAGCTCGGAGATCCCGACGCGTACTCCGGCCGCCGCGACGCGACGCAGCAGGGACAGAAGGTCACTCCCGAACACCCGCACGGCGAGCGCGGCGGTGACGAGGTTCCCCAATAATTCGTAATTCACCGGACTTGCTGTCCTTCTGATCGGCACACGGGGCCGCCCCGTCCCGGCCCCGGAAGGACGCTGGTTACGCCCTCTGCCCATCTAGCGGCCACGGACGGCGTTTTGTGCGTCAGTTCTTCTGATTTTCTTATGCGTGCTGACACCCGGGCGACCGGGACGGTCCGGTTCCGTGTCCGCCCGGCCCGGATCGCCTTCGGCGGACGCGGCCGCCGGCGTCCCGGCACACGACGGGTGGACGCCCGCGCCGGGCGGCTCCCGGTCGCCCCCGGAGGTGCGCCGGACCGGTGGCCGGGCGGGCGGTGTCCGGCGTCCGCCCGGGCACGGGAGCGGTGATGGAAACGCCCGAAACCATGCGCCTGGGGCAACCGTCCGGGGCACGAGCGGCCCCCGGGAGGGCACCGGCCTCGGGGTGCAAGCGACCCAAGAGGCGTATGTGGCGCATAACACCCGATCGCAACCGGGCCGTGTCATGTAACACGACCAGCGGACGGCAGTATTGCGCCCATGTCGAATCTCCGCTCAAACATCGCCGCCTGGCTCGGGCGCAAGTATTTCTCGCGCATTCAGCGAAACGGCCTCGACCTGTCCAAGATGTCGTTCCTGCCGGAGTCCACTCTCATGCCGCTGCGCCGTGAGGGCGTGGACCCGGTACCCGCACTGGCCAAGCGCCGGGCCAAGGAGCCGATCAGCAAACTCGCCCTGCCCTTCGGGATGAACGGCTGGCTCGTCACCGGCCACGCGGAGGCCAAAGCCGTCCTCGGCAAGGCCACCGCATTCAGCACCGATTTCACCAACATAGCGGGTAATGCCGGGATTTCCCCCCAGCAGAATCCCGGCGGCCTGGGCTTCAGCGATCCACCGGTCCATACCCGGCTGAGGCGCCTGCTGACACCCGAGTTCACCATGCGCCGTCTGAACCGGCTGACCCCCCGCATCCACGCCCTGGTGGAGGAGCGGCTGGACGCGATGGCCGCGGCCGAGGGGCCCGTGGACCTGGTCCAGGAGTACGCCTTCCCGATCCCGTCCCTGGTCATATGCGAGCTGCTGGGCGTGCCGTACGAGGACCGGGAGGAGTTCCAGCGCCTGAGCACCGCGCGCTTCGACCTCTTCGGCGGCGCCGGCGCCCCCTTCGGGGTCATCTCCGACTCGCTGTCGTACCTCCGCGACATCGTGAAGAAGCAGCGGGAGAACCCCGGTGACGGACTGCTCGGCATGATCGTCCGCGAGCACGGCGACGCCATCGACGACGAGGAGCTGACCGGACTGGCGGACGGGGTGCTCACCGGCGGCCTGGAGACCACCGCCAGCATGATCGCGCTCGGCACCCTGGTCCTGCTCCAGCACCCGGAGCACCTGGCCACGCTGCGGGACGACGACGCCGCGATCGACGGCTTCGTCGAGGAACTGCTGCGCTACCTGACCGTCGTGCAGGTGGCCTTCCCCCGCTTCGCCAAGGAGGACATGGAGATAGCCGGGACGAAGATCTCCCGCGGCGACTTCGTGCTCTGCTCGCTCAGCGGGGCCAACCGCGACGAGGCGCTCGGCCCCGACATGGAGCGCTTCGACCCGCACCGTGAGGGCCCGTCCCACCTCGCCTTCGGGCACGGCATCCACCGCTGCGTGGGCGCCGAACTGGCCCGGATGGAACTGCGTGCCGCGCTCCCCGCGCTGGTGCGGCGGTTCCCCGGCATGCGGCTGGCGGTGGCGCCGGAGGACCTCACGTTCCGCAAGCTCTCCATCGTCTACGGGGTGGACGCGCTGCCGCTGCTGCTGAAGTGACGGCGCACGACGTACCCACCGGGCCGGCGGACCCCCGCCCGGCCGGCCCCGGCACGTCCCCGGCGCGGAGGCGGCACCGACGGTGGCAGCGGCAGCGCCCGGCCCACAAGGCCTCGCCCGACCCGCACCGGCGGGGGCACCACCCGCGCCGTACCCGCTACCGGCGGGAGGCCTTCAGCGAGTACATCAGGGGCACCCGGGGGCTCTCCGCCGGCATCCGGTAGTACCCGTCCTCGCCGCGTCGCAGTGCCGTGTAGCGCTGGAACAGGGTCACCTCGTGCTCGTGCAGGAAGTCGATCCGCAGCCCCGCGCCGGCGAGCGCGGAGACCACGTCCCCGAGCGTGTGCTGCCACTGGTAGTTCCGGTTGTTGACGGTCACCGCCTCGGCGTCGGTGTACGTGCCGGGCGTCTCGTCGACCCAGGCGGTGTGGTCGAAGTAGTCGTGGGCGACCCGGGAGCCGGTCTCGTCGTCGAGCATGTCGGTGACCGGGTGGAACTCCGCGAGGTAGAGGAAGCCGCCCGGCGCCACCAGATGGGCCGCCGTCTCGGCCCAGCGGCGGATGTCGGGAAGCCAGCACAGCGCCCCCACGCCCGTGTAGACGATGTCGTAGGCGGAGTCCGGGACCGCCTCGGCCGCGTCGTACACGTCCGCGGCCACGAAGGAGGCGCGCTCCGGCCCCAGTCCGAGGTCGGCGGCGAGGTCCCGGGCCGCCTCCACGGCCGGCTCGGAGAAGTCCAGGCCCACCACCTGGGCGGCCCCGTGCCGCGCCCAGGAGAGGGTGTCGAGGCCGATGTGGCACTGGAGGTGGAGAAGCGTGCGGCCGGTGACGTCGCCGACCTCCGCCCGCTCGAAGTCGCGGAGGCTGTCCTTGCCGCCGCGGAAGGCGTCGAGGTCGTAGAACTCGCTGGCGACGTGGATCGGAACGCGCTCGTCCCACATCGCACGGTTCACATCACGCCAGTCGTCGGGGGACGCGGGTCGGTGCATATGCCGGAGGTTATCCACAGGTATGGCACGACACCAGCGGGTTACGTGTGGCGCGGCGCAGAATGGGGGGCATGGCTGAGAGCACTGAGTCCATGCCGGACTGGGAGAAGCGCTTCCGGGCGCCACGCGTGGGTCTGCCGGAGTGGGCGGAGGACGCCCCGGACCGCTCGCTGTTCGTGTCCAACGCGACCGGGACGTACGAGCTGTACGCGTGGGACCGGGCGACCGGGGAGCAGCGGCAGGTGACGGACCGCCCCAACGGCACCACCAGCGGCGTGATCTCCCCGGACGGCGAGTGGATCTGGTGGTTCTCGGACACCGACGGCGACGAGTTCGGCATATGGATGCGTCAGCCGTTCGAGCGGGACGGCACGGTTCGGGACGGCACGGGCGGCGGCCGGGGCGGGGACGAGGAGGACGGCACCCGGGTCACGGACCGCGGGGACGAGCCGGCCACTCCGGGGCTGGCACCCTCCTACCCCGCCGGTCTGGCACTCGGCCGCGACGGGACGGCGGTCGTCGGCCGGTCCACCGACGACGACGGTTCCACCATCCACGTCGTACCGCCCGGCGGCACGCCCTGCGAGATCTACCGGCACCGGGAGTCGGCCGGGGTGGGCGACCTCTCCCGGGACGGCACCCTGATCGCGATAGAGCACACCGAGCACGGTGACGCGATGCACTCGGCGATACGGGTGGTCCGGACGGACGGGACGACCGTGGCCGAGCTGGACGACACCAGGGGCGGCACCGAGGAGCTGGGCCTGTCCGTCATGGGCTTCGCCCCCTCCGCCGGGGACGCGCGGCTCCTCGTCGGCCACCAGCGGCGCGGGCGCTGGGAGCCGATGGTGTGGGACCCGCTGACCGGCGAGGAGACCGCGCTCGCCATCGACCTGCCCGGTGACGTCGGCGCCGAGTGGTACCCGGACGGGTCGGCGCTGCTGGTCTCGCACGAGTACCACGCCCGCAGCGAGCTGTGGCGGTACGACCTGGCCACGTCCGCGCTCGTCCGCGTCGAGACACCGGTGGGGACGGTCTCCGGCGCGACCGCGCGGCCGGACGGCACGGTGGAGTTCCTGTGGTCCTCGGCCGCCGAGCCGCCGCAGGTACGGTCCACCAGCGGCCGGGTGGTGCTGGACCCGCCCGGCTTCACCGCCCCCGGCTCGGTCCCGGTGGAGGACATATGGGTGGACGGGCCCGGGGGCCGGGTGCACGCGCTGGTGCAGCGGCCGGCCGGTGAGGGACCGTTCCCGACCGTCTTCGACATCCACGGCGGCCCGACCTGGCACGACAGCGACGCCTTCGCCGCCGGTCCGGCGGCCTGGGTGGACCACGGGTTCGCGGTGGTACGGGTCAACTACCGCGGCTCCACCGGATACGGGCGGGCCTGGACGGACGCGCTCAAGCACCGGGTCGGCCTCATCGAGCTGGAGGACATCGCGGCGGTGCGGGAGTGGGCGGTGGCCTCCGGGCTGGCCGACCCCGGGCGCCTGGTCCTCGCCGGCGGCTCCTGGGGCGGCTATCTGACCCTGCTGGGTCTGGGGACCCAGCCGGACGCCTGGGCGGTGGGCCTGGCGGCGGTGCCGGTGGCCGACTACGTCACGGCCTACCACGACGAGATGGAAGCGCTGAAGGCGATGGACCGGACCCTCCTGGGCGGCACCCCGGAGGAGGTCCCCGAGAGGTTCGCGGCGTCCTCCCCGCTCACCTACGTGGACCAGGTGCGGGCGCCGGTGTTCATCTCCGCCGGGGTGAACGACCCGCGCTGCCCGATACGCCAGATCGACAACTACGTGGCACGGCTGGAGCGGCGCGGCGCCCCGCACGAGGTGTACCGCT
It contains:
- a CDS encoding cytochrome P450 translates to MSNLRSNIAAWLGRKYFSRIQRNGLDLSKMSFLPESTLMPLRREGVDPVPALAKRRAKEPISKLALPFGMNGWLVTGHAEAKAVLGKATAFSTDFTNIAGNAGISPQQNPGGLGFSDPPVHTRLRRLLTPEFTMRRLNRLTPRIHALVEERLDAMAAAEGPVDLVQEYAFPIPSLVICELLGVPYEDREEFQRLSTARFDLFGGAGAPFGVISDSLSYLRDIVKKQRENPGDGLLGMIVREHGDAIDDEELTGLADGVLTGGLETTASMIALGTLVLLQHPEHLATLRDDDAAIDGFVEELLRYLTVVQVAFPRFAKEDMEIAGTKISRGDFVLCSLSGANRDEALGPDMERFDPHREGPSHLAFGHGIHRCVGAELARMELRAALPALVRRFPGMRLAVAPEDLTFRKLSIVYGVDALPLLLK
- a CDS encoding DUF4287 domain-containing protein, whose product is MAETVKGPASYFPSIEKKYGRPVAEWKELIRSSPLTRHMELVSWLKTEHGLGHGHANALVAHTLAEQTAA
- a CDS encoding sigma-70 family RNA polymerase sigma factor, with product MTRDHLHRRAVRRPTGPSMELPADFRAFHELHRKAYVHRAETILNNRADAEEAVDTAFEQLARCWPRVLRMENPAAFAWAVMKNRALDLARARRRRPYVLEAAAFEAVALRDAVDPIGQFEESLSLCQAVRDLPERQQDVIILLYFRGYSPAETALHLGITAAGVRSIARSARRALHQALDCKGIADDLAH
- a CDS encoding class I SAM-dependent methyltransferase, with product MHRPASPDDWRDVNRAMWDERVPIHVASEFYDLDAFRGGKDSLRDFERAEVGDVTGRTLLHLQCHIGLDTLSWARHGAAQVVGLDFSEPAVEAARDLAADLGLGPERASFVAADVYDAAEAVPDSAYDIVYTGVGALCWLPDIRRWAETAAHLVAPGGFLYLAEFHPVTDMLDDETGSRVAHDYFDHTAWVDETPGTYTDAEAVTVNNRNYQWQHTLGDVVSALAGAGLRIDFLHEHEVTLFQRYTALRRGEDGYYRMPAESPRVPLMYSLKASRR
- a CDS encoding S9 family peptidase, translated to MGGMAESTESMPDWEKRFRAPRVGLPEWAEDAPDRSLFVSNATGTYELYAWDRATGEQRQVTDRPNGTTSGVISPDGEWIWWFSDTDGDEFGIWMRQPFERDGTVRDGTGGGRGGDEEDGTRVTDRGDEPATPGLAPSYPAGLALGRDGTAVVGRSTDDDGSTIHVVPPGGTPCEIYRHRESAGVGDLSRDGTLIAIEHTEHGDAMHSAIRVVRTDGTTVAELDDTRGGTEELGLSVMGFAPSAGDARLLVGHQRRGRWEPMVWDPLTGEETALAIDLPGDVGAEWYPDGSALLVSHEYHARSELWRYDLATSALVRVETPVGTVSGATARPDGTVEFLWSSAAEPPQVRSTSGRVVLDPPGFTAPGSVPVEDIWVDGPGGRVHALVQRPAGEGPFPTVFDIHGGPTWHDSDAFAAGPAAWVDHGFAVVRVNYRGSTGYGRAWTDALKHRVGLIELEDIAAVREWAVASGLADPGRLVLAGGSWGGYLTLLGLGTQPDAWAVGLAAVPVADYVTAYHDEMEALKAMDRTLLGGTPEEVPERFAASSPLTYVDQVRAPVFISAGVNDPRCPIRQIDNYVARLERRGAPHEVYRYDAGHGSLVVEERIKQLRLEIGFALRHLSLPAPDPDRARIPAPGRDGARSGTPA
- a CDS encoding metallophosphoesterase, with protein sequence MRARYGVPLGITAVAAAGLTYAAGFEVRSFRLRRVTVPVLPPGMRPLRVLQVSDIHMVGGQRKKQRWLRSLAGLRPDFVVNTGDNLSDPEGVPETLDALGPLMEFPGAYVFGSNDYYGPKLRNPARYLMEKASGRHGLNGNPPAVGAIHNPWEELRDAFDAAGWVGLSNRRDRLKLDGLEIAFTGLDDPHIKRDRYDEVAGGPEADADFSLAVVHAPYLRSLDAFTADRYPLILAGHTHGGQLCIPFYGALVTNCDIDTGRVKGLSTHRAGGHTSYLHVSAGCGTNRYTPVRFACPPEATLLTLTPRD
- a CDS encoding GatB/YqeY domain-containing protein — its product is MTTLKSRLQDDLTTAIKARDELRSSTLRLTLSAIQKEEVAGDTARELSDAEVEKIVAREAKKRREAAEAFTQGGRPEQAERERAEGDVLADYLPKQLSDEELDALVADAVREAAAGGAEGPRAMGAVMKIVNPKVAGRAEGGRVAAAVKRHLAG